From Quercus lobata isolate SW786 chromosome 11, ValleyOak3.0 Primary Assembly, whole genome shotgun sequence:
ATAAAATGATACGTTGAcatgtctaaattttattgGCTACATCAATTCTTACGTAGCAAAAAAAGCCACATAAGCTTTTATTTaccactttttaaaattttcttataatctTTTTAACCAAAcgagatttctttttattttctcaactcTCTCACAATCTCTgcaacttcattctttagtttctctttccctctcttctGCCTTCATTCTTCTCAATACTCAATTCTCAACGACCGGCAAAGTCAGTTCGTACACCATTGACTCTGTCCCCAAGCCTTCTTTGCAACCGCTATTTGAGTTGCCCATTGCCATCCATCTACTGCCTCCTGTGTAGCATCCGTCGCAACAACTCAATAAGTCTTTTTAGTCCACAACTTTCAATGCCTACATCATGGGCTTCCTTAAGAACAAAATCAAGAATAGATGATTTTGGACAAGAGTGAGAAGAGATTAGGAATCTCTGAGTTAGGAGTGAAATCGGCAACTCAAGGTTTGGTGGATCTAGTCGGAGAAGAGGATTTAAGATTGGAGATGATTCGTAAGCTTGGGCTAACTCTAGGAACTGTGTCGTGGCTTTGACATGGAATAAGCTGGATCTGGGattgtggtggtggtgctgTTGCTACAGCACCATTGGGGTTTGTGGTGAATCTAAGTTTGTTGGATTGTTGTATGGAGGTGCTGGGTTCGGGGATTTGTTTGAATTTGGATTATAGTTTAAACTTAATGGCATAAGATTTGCAGTGATTGAAGGCCAAATAAAGTTAGAATCAATGTAATCTATGTCAATACTTGATATTAAGGTAGTTGATAACATTCCGGCACCGGTCTGTATGTATAGTACTGGTACATATACCGATATCGAAACATCAACGTTTCATACTGGTTTAAATACTGACCGGTACGGGGCCAATTTCGAGCAATATTGACCAgtacagaatttttttttttttagttttgtaatttttgaatttttgtaaggggtaaaatggtaacttatttgcattaacttattagtattatttatttttttagtatgcaatgaacaattaagctttctatttgttatattgtattttttttaattgatgctaaagtctaaaatcatgaataatttATTCTGATTTGaggtaatgttttatggtaaacttttatatttattataatatatatacacaaacacacacacacacacacacacacacacacatatatatatatatatatataataacggTATACCGATATTGACTAGTATCGAAATATATCATTCTACTAGTCAAATCGATACAGCTTCCGGTACAAGATTGACTCCCTTGCTTGATATGCCATTGTTGGACTTGATCATTGTTACAATACAAAGAAAttgcaagaaagaaaagactaCTTGTTAAGAAActataagaacaaaaaaaataaaattggtaggATAAAAAAGAAACTCTGGTTAAAAAActgtaacaaaaataaaagcaaaaaaatggtaaagaaaagacaaagtatttttaaaaactgaTGTAGCCTTTTTTTCTGCTATGTAAAAACTGATGTGGCCAATAAAATTTAGACACATCAGcatatcattttatattttattattaaacatACTAACTATGTAAACCATTTTTCATGTAAGcaatttttgtttgttagtgAGTTAATGGTAATGACCAAATTAGTTGCaagttaaaaatataagaaattaaattgactGTAACCCTAAAATATAGATACCAAAATTGTGTTTTcgtctaaaaaaatttaaaaaaagaaaaagaaaaaaaagtaaaggttaaaaagataaaatgtgAGAATATTTTGCGAGGGAAATGAGATATTGCATCAGGTTGCAGTACCCTGATCGCAATCCCAGGTTCTCAACACACAAACCACAAGTGTGTACATGAACTAGTGGACCCAACACTAAAGCAGATAAGAACGGGACAAGTTTGTTGTATTGTCTGTTAAAGTAGCTACCAAAAAATTGGACCTCCAATGGGATAGAGAATCCTGGCGAACCATAAAACATGGGTTCATCTTTATCTCTTTGCACTGTCCCTACATCCATATCGACCATAGAGACCTTTCTTTATGCCATTGTCTCTAGGCAGCTTAATAAGTACATGTAGTCAGAGCCACCGAAAAGAGGTTACTAGGGGGCTGTACATGCACCAGGGGACATGTCCAAATTTCTTTGTTCTCGTTTCCATAATGAGGGTAAATCGTACTAACACCCCCTGAACTTTTTCCCCCCTAATATTAGCCCCTATCTGTCGATGCTCCATCCAAATTAgcggtgaaaaaaaaagggtttagcAAATCTTAGTGCATTAGCATGAAAGTTCAGGAGGTGTTATTGCAATTTACCGTTGAACACACCATATCACTCGTAAAAGACAAGAACTGGTGAAAGAAAAATTCCCATCagtaatttcttattaaaaagcCGCAGAAGACCTGTAAATGGTTACAACTACTCACCTCCAAACCATTACCCCTGcttataaattgatatatggTATAACAATATCTATAAGGGAATGGCCGGTTAATAGAATGGATAGAAGTAAACATATCAGAAAGGATCAGAAAAAGATGATCATTTGAACAATATACTGTACATACTGATGTAAAGAATGACAAATGGTCTGCATGATAAATCCTACCGTCCATGTTAACTGAATTATTATCAGTCTTCATTAGTGATGACCCCTTCTAAGAACAGACAGGAACCCTCCAGATGACTTCTCCTTGTGCCTTCCCTCTCCCTTGTCTCCAACCTGTTCCGTGAGCATTGTCATGCATTCATTACAAGAACTTAACTCCTTTGCCGTTTGTTGCAGGATCTCTATAATTTCAGAGAAGTCTGATCTTAATGCTGGATCTTGCTGCCAGCATTTCTCAAGCAGCTCAGCAAGCTTTGGATGAGTGTGCTTTGGGATAATAGGCCGTAGACCCTGGAAAGCATGgcaaagaaaaatgtaatttatgtTTACACGACCAGATATATTCATCCAATCAAATAAAGACAACCCATTTTTGATTAAGGGTAGGCACTAAGCCAGTTTGGTAACTGGTCTCAAAGCTTGAGCTTTGATCGATATGATTTGAATATAGTTCAAACATGACATCATTTGCAAATGGTAAATACACTTATTCAACAATGATGTTCAGAAATCAGTTTACCTTCTGAACCACCCCTACAACTGCTTGCAATGGGGTTAAGTATTCATATGGAAGCTGGCAAGAAAAACAAGAGATACTTTATTGATTAATTGAAGGGGCCAAATGCAAGAAACAAGatatactcaataaaattaaggaaaaaaattgctACTACCAAGCAATACCTTTCCAGTTAGTAGCTCCCATAACACAATTACGAAGCTAAAAACATCAGCCTTGTGATCATAAGGCTTATGTTCTATAACCTTCAATGCAAAAAACGACTCTGgtaagaaaatgacaaaatgatCACTCTACTAGTAGAAGATGAAAAACACTCCAAATAGAAGATGGAAAACAATTGCTgccaagaaaataattaatgttaCAAATCCATTCATAATAAGAAAAAGCAAAACTCATACAGCAAGAAATTTAGATGGCTATTAGCTGTTTTCTTGTATGCCACTTCTCATcaaatgtgttttttcttttctttccaattccTTTTTCCTTGCACTCTTTTAcaacaacgaaaaaaaaaatcatatctaacaAAAAGTCATACATGACAGAAGGATGAGCAATCCTTTCCAGCACCAAAGAGAAGTTTTCACAGAAAAACCTGGAATGTCCTGGATAAAATATTAAGGATTTCAAAGACAATTTTTCTCCCCTGACTGATCCACAAGGCTTATTTTGGAAACAGTCTTGTATTACAGCCACTGGCCTGATACCAAATTCATTatcaatattataaattaaGTCTAAGATGTTGATTGCCTTGAAAATCAGTATCATGGTAGACCAAGAAGTCCAAAACAATGTAATGCAAGCCCATCAAATATGATCACATGGCCTAGCAACTGTAGCAGACCAATATCCCACCATTTCAAATGGATTCCTTTTCTACCAGTTGGTCAACAGACTCAACACAACAACTTACTACTCTACTGTCACCCACATTCCACTTGAAATTGATAATGTAAGCGGGAATCGAAAGAAAATTTAGTAACTTCATACCCAATGAAAATAGCCACATaacacattaaattcaaaaatggcTATTTAATCCCATGGTTATTGAAAATTGTAATAAGCTATTCCATACTGTTCTCACAACAAGAAGCATcacataaaatttcataaaaaacaaatgtaattaaaaaatatgtaggTTTTGGAAAGGCAGATGTCAGTATACATTGGAACACTTTCAAACAACTTCTTATAATTAGAGGCTCCCtgatttaatataaaaaaaattaatacctCAGGAGCCATCCACCGATATGTTCCAGTTTCTGCAGTCATAACTCCAGATTGAGTTTTTACTCTAGCAACCCCAAAGTCAGCAACCTTAACAACCTGGAAGGCAAAGCATATTATAAAACCCTCTTTAACAAGCATGCAGAACAATAGACAGTCATGGAATGAGTGTGAAGCTTCATCAAAATTAATCCAAATGCCTTAATAATGTAATACCACtgagagaaacaaaaaaggTTGTTACAAATGGATTATGTATATGTAGGTACTGAGGTACACGAGATTTCAGAAGCGCTAGATATAGCTGGAGTAGTTCTTAAAGTAAAGCAAATATAGATAGAAAACAAAGTAGAATAACTGTTTTAGGGatgtaaaataatttcagtCTACCCATAACAGACTTAAGCACAAGTAAAAATCTGAAACAAACAAGTTGCAGTATCTTTTTTTATCATCTACTTGGTAGACAAGAAACTACCATTACTATGTAAACACAAATAAGGCCTTGTACATGCTGGAATTTATAAAAATCAAACAGACCATTCTATGATGGAAAGACTACTGATTTTACCAAGTATGAGATGGTCAAAAccttttgaaatattaaaccaCCAGAGATCCTTATCAAGACAGAGATTATGCGGATATCTGCACtgtaaatatatattgtggATTTCTAAAAGACACTCTGCACAAAAATAATACgccaaaacaaatattttttttttgataggtaagcaGAAAACTACATAGATAAGCATACAAGATTGAATGCCTTTTACCTCATTTTCATCCATCAAAAGATTAGCAGCCTTCAAATCTCGgtggattatattatttttgtgcaAGTAGTCCATTCCCTTGGAAACATCAATTGCTACTCTGATCAAGGATGGAAGCTTGAAAACTCCCTTTTGTTTATGTAAAAAGTCATACACACTTCCACCGGGCATATATtctgaagtaaaaaaaaaaaaaaaaaaaaaaaaaaatctttgggATGGAGATgacattaataaaaaaactctaaaagaaCAAGGtaccaaaataattatttatttttactaaaaaccaaataaaaattgcaaatgCATTGGAATTCACCTGTTATAATGCACAAGCTTGGAGGCTTGGTACCAATGAATTGTACAACATTTTTACGTCGAACTTTTCTGTAATGTTCAAAAGAAGTTTGTTAAAGTATGCTAAAGAGTCAAGCATTCCATAGAGAAATTACTGTAGATCCTGCCACCCAGGGAGGGTGTGGGGGTGTTCCAAAATAAAACAGTGAAGTTAAGAACTGACATTATAAATGCAAACAtttaaagaagttaaaaaaCAATGTTGACAAAGACATCAAAATCCAATTGATGCTTTTCATGTGATAAGTTCTGAAATATACACTTCTTGctatttgttattaaataatataattaaccCTGTTCTCCAGTTAACTGTaagaaaaacacacatacacatccTTCACAAATCTTTCAAATGTAAAGATCTCCTTCAGTATATGCACTACATCGATTGATGCATATTATATGTTACATGATCAAAATCAAAGCCTCCACTTCCATTTTCTAGAAGAGGTGtcttaataaagaaataaagataatgctttttttttttataggtaaattAAAGATAATGCTTATGGATTATGCTTGCTCATAAGTAAGTTTACATGGGTCAATGAAAATGAAGATGCTATGCGTGAGAGTGGGCTTGGGATTGGTTAAATGGGGATGGTTTTTGGTTCACTCAACTATAATTTTGAATAGTACAATAATTAATTTATCGATTATGGTAGGGAAAATGGAGGTTATGGTGATGGAAAATTGAGGTTTTGGTGATGGAGCAACTCGGAGCACAAAGGTCAGGAGGGTGGTGgcgttttattttattttattatcagtaataagagtaatattattgatgaaaaaggaagggaaaataCAAgctgttcatgatgatgaacaaagAAAAGCAGAAACAGCAACCaaatagaaaagaaatcaaGAGGCAATTCTAAGAGAAGAATTTATACAAGTTAATCAGGCAGGTGGTGGTGTTAATGGCAATTTCAAAGGTTGATACAAGTTAATGTAAGGAAAATTTGATGTAGGATAAAAGTAGAGCTTAAAGGGTTTTCCAATTTCACGTTTTGGATTTAGTTGGATCAAAACTTAATTTACATCCAACTCATAAAAAGAAGTTAGCTAGATTATCAAACTACTCCATCTTAACCATGTTTAGATGGGGGAAACCCAAAAGGGATGGTGGTTTATTATATGTCAtttgggagggaatggaatgggtagcatttcatttcattccactCAGCTCCATTTTGTGTTCAACGCCCACTTTGGGCAGAATCAAAGGAAATGTAGTACCAATTTTTAATGAAGAGTTACACATGcgacccacaacctcaccctccccAAAGAACTTATAAGGGGAGGAGGTGTCAATTGAGCTAGGGCTCATTGGCAAGAGAATGTAAAGCATTTAAAAAAGCTTTCCTTTTGAAATTACCTTCCTTGGATTCTAAATAAGAGCAAGAACAAtcaacttttttaaaaagttaccttccatttcttttcttttttgataagtaactaAGAATTAAAATGTTTCCCCACCTTAAAATGAGACAAACTTAAAAATGTACCAAGATGGAGCTGAAAATAAGACCCATTAGTTGAAAAACTCTATGAGGGTTccaaataaaatgagaaaaattacagATCCATTGGTAAAAGAGACATGCCTCATGAAAAACGCAAGCAAGGTGGGACAAAAAGGAGGACtcaaaaggaaaaccctagagAGAAACCCCAAACCAAAAGAGGTAGAAACATCCAAACAATATATACAGGAATTAAATAACCTTTTCAATTTATTACCAGTATCAATTCAGTTTTCTATCCATTCTTATATAAACTCCAAAATAG
This genomic window contains:
- the LOC115968019 gene encoding serine/threonine-protein kinase STY46-like — encoded protein: MQREFAQVFIMRKVRRKNVVQFIGTKPPSLCIITEYMPGGSVYDFLHKQKGVFKLPSLIRVAIDVSKGMDYLHKNNIIHRDLKAANLLMDENEVVKVADFGVARVKTQSGVMTAETGTYRWMAPEVIEHKPYDHKADVFSFVIVLWELLTGKLPYEYLTPLQAVVGVVQKGLRPIIPKHTHPKLAELLEKCWQQDPALRSDFSEIIEILQQTAKELSSCNECMTMLTEQVGDKGEGRHKEKSSGGFLSVLRRGHH